The Neospora caninum Liverpool complete genome, chromosome X genome includes a region encoding these proteins:
- a CDS encoding AMMECR1 family protein, related — protein sequence MQNPKETVYFPDKMCVCSMSVAYAASGGEDGRQTERMAAKSSPTGETVIMPIDESSTAGGEIQDEGIYANAGDLAALLTPNRMLVDLQRLLEQMRSLSMGIRHRRHAMGASPGCKDVDVTTDFVRWAFDILISGLQNRAGEATRLPSGIVQMRRRGLRCPAFVTWYQRDPEVFNGSEDGYELRGCIGTLSAIPPETIGQYAWTAAQEDSRFPPVELDEVSALKGTTARNYLDWILGMHGLAAEFDVNGKHYSGVFLPQVLLQFETKENSVVQLIRKAEYFGPISKELLDSMQLTRFQGTHISLSFPEYKEEYGVIGQASRVQKDKLMEKEAESLP from the exons ATGCAAAACccaaaggagacagtctACTTTCCA GACAAGATGTGCGTGTGCTCGATGAGCGTAGCCTATG CTGCTAGCGGCGGTGAAGATGGGagacaaacggagagaaTGGCAGCGAAATCTTCACCTACAGGCGAAACCGTGATCATGCCAATCGATGAAAGCAGTACTGCCGGTGGAGAGATCCAGGACGAAGGTATCTACGCAAATGCTGGCGACTTAGCGGCGTTGCTGACTCCAAATCGCATGTTGGTAGATCTTCAAAGGCTTTTGGAACAAATGAGATCCCTGTCCATGGGGATCCGACACAGACGACATGCGATGGGTGCGAGCCCGG GCTGCAAGGATGTCGATGTAACGACAGATTTTGTTCGCTGGGCTTTCGATATCCTCATCAGTGGCCTTCAG AATCGTGCCGGAGAAGCAACTCGACTTCCCAGCGGAATCGTACAAATGCGTAGGAGAGGTCTTCGATGCCCTGCGTTTGTCACCTGGTACCAAAGAGATCCGGAGGTATTCAACGGATCTGAGGACGGTTACGAGCTGCGCGGATGTATTGGAACTTTGTCGGCTATCCCTCCCGAGACGATAG GGCAATATGCCTGGACTGCCGCACAGGAAGACTCACGCTTCCCTCCGGTCGAACTGGACGAGGTGTCTGCGCTGAAGGGCACC ACGGCCAGGAACTACCTGGACTGGATCCTTGGCATGCACGGGCTGGCGGCGGAATTCGACGTGAATGGAAAACA CTACTCGGGTGTCTTCCTACCGCAAGTTCTGTTGCAGttcgagacgaaagagaacagcGTTGTTCAGTTG ATTCGCAAGGCGGAGTATTTCGGTCCAATTTCAAAAGAGCTCCTTGACTCAATGCAGCTCACAAGATTTCAGGGCACGCACATatcgctctctttccctgaGTACAAGGAAGAATACGGAGTGATAGGCCAGGCGTCACGCGTTCAAAAAGACAAATtgatggagaaggaagcagaaagtCTTCCGTAG